One Salmo trutta chromosome 12, fSalTru1.1, whole genome shotgun sequence genomic region harbors:
- the LOC115204023 gene encoding mediator of RNA polymerase II transcription subunit 15 isoform X4: protein MSWISDRSTRLTVGGPGQMQMQQIAQQQQSIQFQQFQAQQQQTAMQQQQQTAMQQQQQQTAMQQQTAIQQQQFQVQQQLKLQQLQQQHHQNQQLQQQHQNQQQQQAQNQQQQNQMHPSRLQQQQQIVQLQLQQQHAQAQAQAQAQAQAQAQAQAQAQSIQHMVQQQQQVQAQSQPQAAQLPPHSQQQQGMVPQSLAGQMPSTQHVPISSLSQQQQQLKIQALQARAMQQQVQQAAQQAQQAAAQAQLAAAVPGQMMMPRLGMQIPPRLPRAAPNPAIPPNSAAMGGQQIPQVQQHQMMSSPSPVQVQTPQSMPPPPQPSPQPPSSQPNSVSSSGPTPSPGGFQPSPSPQPSHSPATARTPQNYSVPSPGPLNTPGNPSSVMSPSGANQQEDQQYMEKLKQLSKYIEPLRRMINKIDKNEDRKKDLSKMKSLLNILTDPNTRCPLRTLQKCEIALEKLKNDMAVPTPPPPPVPCTKQQYLCQPLLDAVMANIRSPVFNHSLYRTFAPAMTAIHGPPIMGPIIAARKRKHEEDDRQTIPNILQGEVARLNAKFLVNLDPSFCSNNGTVHLICKLDDKNLPSVPPLQLSIPADYPDQSPQWADDGQVYGANPFLQNVHRNMTSKLLQLPDKHSVTALLNTWAQSVRQACLSAA from the exons ATGAGCTGGATTTCCGACCGCTCAACTCGGCTCACAG TAGGAGGTCCAGGGCAGATGCAGATGCAGCAGATTGCCCAGCAGCAGCAGTCCATTCAGTTCCAGCAGTTCCAGGCACAGCAGCAACAGACAGCCATGCAACAACAGCAACAGACGGccatgcagcagcagcagcagcagacagcCATGCAACAACAGACAGCCATACAGCAGCAGCAGTTTCAGGTCCAGCAGCAGCTGAAGCTGCAACAGTTACAGCAGCAACACCATCAGAACCAACAGCTCCAACAGCAGCATCaaaaccagcagcagcagcaggcccaAAACCAGCAACAACAGAACCAG ATGCACCCATCAAGGCTCCAGCAACAACAGCAGATAGTTCAGTTACAACTCCAACAGCAGCATGCGCAGGCCCAAGCACAAGCCCAGGCCCAAGCACAAGCCCAGGCCCAAGCACAAGCCCAGGCGCAGTCCATTCAGCACATggtccagcagcagcagcaggttcAGGCCCAGTCTCAGCCCCAGGCGGCCCAGCTACCCCCCCACTCCCAGCAGCAGCAGGGCATGGTGCCCCAGTCTCTCGCTGGACAGATGCCCTCCACACAGCATGTGCCCATCAGCTCGCTCagtcagcagcagcaacagctcaAGATCCAAGCATTGCAG GCTAGAGCGATGCAGCAGCAAGTCCAGCAGGCAGCGCAGCAAGCCCAACAGGCGGCAGCTCAGGCCCAGCTAGCTGCAGCAGTACCTGGACAG ATGATGATGCCCCGCCTTGGGATGCAAATTCCACCCCGGTTGCCCCGCGCTGCCCCGAACCCCGCCATACCTCCAAACTCTGCTGCCATGGGAGGACAGCAAATACCACAG GTTCAGCAGCACCAGATGATGTCATCGCCCTCGCCGGTACAGGTGCAGACCCCCCAGTCcatgcccccccctccccagccATCCCCACAGCCCCCGTCCTCCCAGCCCAACTCAGTCAG CAGTTCTGGTCCCACACCGTCGCCAGGTGGCTTCCAGCCTAGCCCATCCCCCCAGCCCTCGCATAGCCCAGCCACCGCACGCACCCCCCAGAACTATAGCGTCCCCTCCCCAGGACCCCTCAACACCCCAG GGAACCCCAGTTCAGTGATGAGTCCATCCGGGGCCAACCAGCAGGAGGACCAGCAGTACATGGAGAAACTCAAACAGCTCTCCAAATACATCGAGCCGCTGCGCAGGATGATCAACAAGATAGACAAAAATGAAG ATAGGAAAAAGGACCTGAGTAAGATGAAGAGCCTGCTGAACATTCTCACTGACCCCAACACAAG GTGTCCTCTCAGAACCTTACAGAAGTGTGAGATAGCACTGGAGAAACTGAAAAATGATATGGCTGTG CCGACGCCTCCCCCTCCACCTGTGCCCTGCACCAAGCAGCAGTACCTGTGCCAGCCCCTCTTGGATGCCGTCATGGCAAACATCCGCTCGCCTGTCTTCAACCATTCTCTGTACCGTACCTTCGCCCCAGCCATGACAGCCATCCACGGGCCGCCCATCAT GGGCCCCATCATCGCAGCCCGGAAGAGGAAACATGAGGAGGATGACCGTCAGACTATCCCCAACATCCTGCAGGGGGAGGTGGCCCGTCTTAATGCCAAGTTCCTGGTCAACCTGGACCCCTCGTTCTGCAGTAACAATGGCACTGTGCACCTCATCTGTAAACTAG ATGATAAGAACCTGCCAAGTGTGCCTCCTCTCCAGCTCAGCATCCCAGCAGACTACCCAGACCAGAGCCCTCAGTGGGCAGACGACGGGCAAGTGTATG GTGCTAACCCCTTCCTACAAAACGTTCACAGAAACATGACCTCCAAGCTCCTACAGCTTCCAGACAAGCACTCAGTGACTGCACTGCTCAATACTTGGGCCCAGAGTGTCAGACAAGCCTGTCTTTCTGCAGCATAG